A genomic stretch from Ureibacillus composti includes:
- a CDS encoding DUF1146 family protein, translated as MEVYQTFGMQAILGMASHLFFIAITFYALQAIRIEQIFKKGNTFRIQLIYILLSIAIGASVSNFFLDFTVWSGQLPYLFS; from the coding sequence ATGGAAGTTTATCAAACATTCGGTATGCAAGCTATTCTTGGTATGGCATCTCATTTGTTTTTTATTGCGATTACATTTTACGCGTTACAGGCAATTCGAATAGAACAAATTTTTAAAAAAGGGAATACCTTTAGAATTCAATTAATTTATATATTACTAAGTATTGCTATTGGCGCAAGTGTATCTAACTTTTTCTTAGATTTTACGGTTTGGTCAGGACAATTGCCTTATTTATTTTCATAG
- a CDS encoding F0F1 ATP synthase subunit epsilon, translating into MKTVTVNIVTPDGPVYDSEVAMVIAKTVSGEIGVLPGHIPMVAPLSIGAVKLKKEDGSQDVVAVSGGFIEVRPDKISILAPSAEEAASIDIARAKEALARAEQRLQKKQDDIDFKRAELALKRAINRISVHEGNF; encoded by the coding sequence ATGAAGACAGTAACAGTCAATATTGTCACTCCCGACGGCCCAGTATACGATTCTGAAGTCGCAATGGTAATCGCTAAAACCGTTTCTGGTGAAATTGGGGTTCTCCCTGGCCATATTCCAATGGTTGCTCCTTTATCAATTGGAGCAGTTAAACTTAAAAAAGAAGACGGCTCACAAGATGTTGTGGCTGTAAGCGGTGGTTTCATTGAAGTACGTCCAGATAAGATTTCAATTTTAGCTCCTTCTGCTGAAGAAGCTGCTTCAATTGATATTGCTCGTGCAAAAGAAGCATTAGCTCGTGCTGAACAACGTCTTCAAAAGAAACAAGATGACATCGATTTCAAACGTGCTGAACTAGCTTTAAAACGTGCGATTAATCGTATCAGCGTTCATGAGGGTAATTTTTAA